In Aquimarina sp. TRL1, a single window of DNA contains:
- a CDS encoding transglutaminase family protein, whose amino-acid sequence MKNYLKETKILNYSNLHIQQLIKNRNWKDLSTVKRVKAIYNYVRDDIKFGYNSADDIPASEVLKNGYGQCNTKASLLMALLRATGIPNRIHGFTIDKKLQKGALNGIWYVLSPRNILHSWVEVYLNEQWYFLEGVILDKEYIKKLQKKNSQCKTSFCGYGVATDNFENPPIEWNVNNTYIQDKGINQDFGTFDSPDEFYTKHQQKLNLFKQFIFRNIVRHRMNTNVERIRSGLY is encoded by the coding sequence ATGAAGAACTATCTAAAAGAAACCAAAATTCTAAATTATTCGAACCTGCATATACAACAGCTGATAAAGAATCGCAATTGGAAGGACTTAAGTACGGTAAAAAGAGTAAAAGCTATTTATAATTACGTAAGAGATGATATAAAATTTGGCTATAACAGTGCTGATGATATCCCTGCTTCAGAGGTTTTAAAAAACGGATATGGTCAATGTAACACAAAAGCCAGTTTATTAATGGCCCTCCTACGTGCAACTGGAATTCCTAACAGAATACACGGATTTACTATTGACAAAAAATTGCAAAAAGGGGCTTTAAATGGTATTTGGTATGTCCTTTCGCCTAGAAATATTTTACATAGTTGGGTAGAAGTATACTTAAACGAACAATGGTACTTTCTAGAAGGAGTGATTCTGGATAAGGAATACATAAAAAAACTACAGAAAAAAAACAGTCAATGCAAAACTTCCTTCTGTGGTTATGGAGTGGCTACAGATAATTTTGAAAACCCACCCATAGAATGGAATGTAAACAATACGTATATTCAGGATAAAGGAATCAATCAGGATTTCGGCACATTTGATAGCCCGGATGAATTCTACACTAAACATCAGCAAAAATTGAATCTTTTTAAACAATTCATTTTTCGTAATATTGTAAGACACAGAATGAATACAAATGTAGAAAGAATTAGAAGTGGATTATACTAA
- a CDS encoding helix-turn-helix transcriptional regulator, which yields MFHFENNYGLFVGALTTNEFHKHYALQLSVSTHSNMRMTRKGASQTYADSFYITSNTLHQLISPEPQLTILINPLSPLGHQFYLNYKTLKVTSLESSLKKELVHILHRLQTKKITFDTFCLHIKNRMYQYQCDCEDQYHPKDDRIRNTLLLFEENFEKIYSLEEIAELSNLSTSRFLHLFKDVTGLNFRRYQLWNKMIKSLPYLITHSITDTAHTFGFTDSSHYTRTFKETFGVTPKFMFQKE from the coding sequence ATGTTTCATTTTGAAAACAATTATGGCTTATTTGTAGGAGCTTTAACTACCAATGAATTTCATAAACATTATGCATTACAGCTAAGTGTTTCTACACATTCCAATATGCGTATGACTAGAAAAGGAGCATCGCAAACCTACGCAGACTCTTTTTATATAACTTCTAATACATTACATCAGTTAATCAGCCCAGAGCCTCAGTTAACCATACTAATTAATCCCCTAAGTCCATTAGGGCATCAATTCTATTTGAATTACAAAACATTAAAAGTTACTTCTCTGGAGTCTTCTCTTAAAAAAGAATTAGTTCATATTCTTCACCGTCTACAAACAAAAAAAATAACATTCGACACATTCTGTTTACATATCAAAAATCGCATGTATCAATACCAATGTGATTGTGAAGATCAGTATCATCCAAAAGATGATAGAATTCGTAACACATTACTTCTTTTTGAAGAAAATTTTGAAAAAATATATAGCCTGGAAGAAATTGCCGAACTATCCAATCTATCAACTTCCCGGTTTCTTCACTTGTTCAAAGATGTTACAGGTCTTAATTTCAGAAGGTATCAACTCTGGAATAAAATGATCAAGTCATTACCATATCTGATAACACATTCTATAACTGACACAGCACATACATTTGGTTTTACCGATAGTTCGCATTATACGAGAACATTTAAAGAAACATTTGGAGTAACTCCTAAGTTTATGTTTCAAAAAGAATAG
- a CDS encoding M12 family metallopeptidase → MKKTNLMKAGFIALLSISLFNCEKDVEFQKDIQTNDSKSLHICMEKWDTALNTKAASTKNVQWKPGQTIRVKFLNGNSYVQSKVKKYAKEWEKYANIKFDFVAASSNANIKITFKEGAYADDAGSWSYLGTEANYQSRSMHYGWFNDNTSEEDFRATTIHEFGHALGLIHEHQNPVAEINWDKEAVYAYYAGPPNNWSKAEVDHNLFKRHSKNSTNYSTYDPESIMHYSISAKHTLDGFSVGYNSRLSATDKSFIASIYPGKDINPGNSCDGIPVWSIFTSYNIGDKVQHKGNLFEKIPGDWKLLGPCDNSGSTTKKQDNIIYPGS, encoded by the coding sequence ATGAAAAAAACAAACCTGATGAAGGCAGGCTTTATCGCTTTGCTTTCTATTTCACTGTTCAATTGTGAAAAAGACGTCGAATTCCAAAAAGACATTCAAACCAACGATTCTAAGAGCTTACACATTTGTATGGAAAAGTGGGACACCGCATTAAACACGAAAGCCGCAAGTACTAAAAATGTACAATGGAAACCAGGACAAACCATTCGTGTAAAATTCTTAAACGGAAACAGTTACGTACAATCAAAAGTAAAAAAATATGCAAAAGAATGGGAAAAATATGCTAATATAAAATTTGATTTTGTCGCAGCTTCCAGCAATGCCAATATTAAAATTACTTTTAAGGAAGGTGCCTATGCCGATGATGCCGGATCCTGGTCTTATTTAGGAACAGAAGCAAACTACCAAAGTCGTAGCATGCACTATGGATGGTTTAATGACAATACTTCTGAAGAGGATTTTAGAGCCACCACAATTCATGAATTTGGACATGCGCTTGGATTAATCCACGAACACCAAAACCCTGTTGCAGAAATCAACTGGGATAAAGAAGCTGTATATGCCTACTATGCGGGACCACCAAACAACTGGTCAAAAGCAGAAGTTGATCATAACCTATTCAAACGTCATAGTAAAAACTCTACTAATTACAGTACCTATGATCCAGAGTCTATTATGCACTACTCTATTTCGGCTAAGCATACGTTAGATGGTTTCTCAGTAGGATACAACTCCAGATTATCTGCTACAGATAAATCATTTATCGCCTCTATTTATCCGGGAAAAGACATAAACCCAGGGAATTCTTGTGATGGGATACCTGTTTGGAGCATATTTACGTCCTATAACATAGGGGATAAAGTGCAACACAAAGGAAATCTGTTTGAAAAAATTCCAGGTGATTGGAAGCTTCTGGGACCTTGTGACAATAGTGGTTCAACTACCAAAAAACAAGATAACATCATCTATCCAGGATCATAA
- a CDS encoding DEAD/DEAH box helicase: MSETITSTESEEGKIGKDLYSYQKGAIHSIFKAFEDAPENYHLLYQLPTGGGKTVIFSEIVRQYLKHYNKKVVVLTHRIELCKQTAAMLTGFGVQNKVVDSTANLDDQGNYSCFVAMVETLNNRLNEDKLDISDIGLVIIDEAHYNSFTKLFKFFDRSFILGVTATPLSSNVKLPMNENYNELIVGETIESLIKNEFLAKAETYSYNVGLTSLVVGSNGDYTVKSSEDLYTNSSMLGKLLQAYEERSKGKKTLIFNNGINTSLHVYDTFRQAGYPIAHLDNTASKKERKDILQWFKETPDAILTSVSILTTGFDEPSVNTIILNRATKSLTLYYQMIGRGSRIWKDKKTFTVIDLGNNFYRFGPWGSDLDWQKIFGSPNYYLDTLLNDEEIEGNFGYQMPEEIRKEFAKSEDVYYDMKKAYTESVRKGESSKVLLERSIIQHTKICVENSEDVYDALALAKLLGDDINHRIQAYAKCISRSTYNFLDWLRDDYRKKLNSYIRENFDRMFEEIHGYPPE; encoded by the coding sequence ATGTCGGAGACCATTACTAGTACAGAATCAGAAGAGGGTAAAATAGGAAAAGATCTATATAGCTATCAAAAAGGAGCTATTCATAGTATTTTTAAAGCGTTTGAAGATGCCCCCGAAAATTACCATCTGTTATATCAATTACCTACCGGTGGAGGAAAAACAGTAATCTTCTCTGAAATAGTAAGACAATACCTCAAACATTATAATAAGAAAGTAGTCGTACTTACACATCGTATTGAACTTTGTAAGCAGACAGCAGCAATGCTTACCGGGTTTGGAGTACAGAATAAAGTGGTTGATAGTACTGCCAACCTGGATGATCAGGGGAATTATAGTTGTTTTGTAGCCATGGTGGAAACCCTTAATAACAGGCTAAATGAGGATAAGCTAGATATTTCTGATATAGGGCTGGTGATCATTGATGAGGCACATTATAACTCATTCACTAAACTATTTAAATTCTTTGATAGGTCATTTATACTCGGTGTAACAGCAACGCCATTGAGTTCTAATGTAAAATTACCAATGAATGAGAATTACAATGAGCTAATTGTGGGAGAAACAATTGAATCATTGATCAAAAATGAGTTTTTAGCCAAAGCAGAAACATATTCTTATAATGTTGGATTAACATCTCTGGTCGTAGGATCAAATGGGGATTATACGGTAAAATCCTCTGAAGATTTGTATACAAATAGCAGTATGCTAGGGAAGTTGTTGCAGGCATATGAAGAGCGTTCTAAAGGGAAAAAAACACTGATATTCAATAATGGGATTAATACCTCTCTGCATGTGTATGATACCTTTAGACAGGCAGGGTACCCTATTGCACATTTGGATAATACAGCGAGTAAGAAAGAACGAAAAGATATTCTTCAATGGTTTAAAGAAACCCCGGATGCTATTTTAACTTCTGTAAGCATCTTGACCACTGGTTTTGATGAACCTAGTGTAAATACGATTATTCTGAATAGAGCGACTAAATCATTGACTCTGTATTATCAGATGATTGGTCGTGGTTCCAGAATCTGGAAAGATAAAAAGACTTTTACTGTTATTGATCTAGGGAACAATTTTTATCGATTTGGTCCTTGGGGATCAGATTTAGATTGGCAGAAAATTTTTGGCTCCCCGAATTATTATCTGGATACACTACTGAATGATGAAGAGATTGAAGGGAATTTTGGGTATCAGATGCCAGAAGAAATCCGTAAGGAGTTTGCCAAGTCAGAAGACGTGTATTATGATATGAAAAAAGCATATACAGAATCTGTTAGAAAAGGAGAATCTTCCAAGGTGCTACTGGAACGATCAATAATTCAGCATACTAAGATCTGTGTAGAGAATAGTGAAGACGTATATGATGCATTGGCACTCGCCAAATTATTAGGAGATGATATCAATCATCGAATTCAAGCATATGCTAAATGTATTAGCCGAAGTACATACAACTTTTTGGATTGGTTAAGGGATGATTATCGCAAGAAATTAAACTCATATATTCGGGAAAACTTCGATAGAATGTTTGAAGAAATTCATGGATATCCTCCAGAATAA
- a CDS encoding Crp/Fnr family transcriptional regulator, whose protein sequence is MEKIISDIFKEHVTLTETEWKYVSTYFNRKEFPKNSYLLKEGQVAFEAFRIIKGCCRVYYNFDGKEKNIGFSREDGWETDVESFFYHTPSKINIQAIENMTVYGLTYKKKMELFEYNRQFETYFRVLAEKRITFLNSLLIKRDTMNAKERFKSFKERQPWVFQRISQYHIASYLGITPTAYSLIQKELLQG, encoded by the coding sequence ATGGAGAAAATTATTTCTGATATATTTAAGGAACACGTAACACTGACAGAAACAGAGTGGAAGTACGTGAGTACCTATTTTAATAGAAAAGAATTTCCGAAAAACAGCTATTTATTAAAAGAAGGACAGGTCGCTTTCGAAGCATTCAGAATTATAAAAGGATGTTGTAGGGTGTATTATAATTTTGATGGAAAAGAAAAAAATATAGGATTCTCCAGAGAAGATGGCTGGGAAACAGATGTAGAAAGCTTTTTTTATCATACACCTTCCAAAATAAATATACAGGCTATTGAAAATATGACAGTGTATGGACTGACTTATAAAAAGAAAATGGAATTGTTCGAATACAATCGTCAGTTTGAAACTTATTTTAGAGTATTAGCTGAAAAACGAATTACTTTTCTGAATAGTCTTTTGATTAAAAGAGATACCATGAATGCTAAAGAACGTTTTAAGTCTTTTAAAGAACGGCAACCATGGGTGTTTCAAAGAATTTCTCAATATCATATAGCTTCTTATCTTGGAATTACACCAACTGCATATAGTTTGATCCAAAAAGAATTATTACAAGGGTAA
- a CDS encoding SDR family oxidoreductase: MKSNDKPLIVITGASSGIGAATAQLFSEKKHPLLLIARRIEKLENLQLPNTLCKQVDVTSYDQLQEAITEAETLFGPADAIINNAGVMLLGDIATQDPLEWKKMFDVNILGVLHGMQAVLPGMKERQQGTIINISSIAGRKTFPNHAAYCGTKFGVHAITENAREEAALHNVRMVTIAPGAVETELLSHTTSQEIKDGYDSWKKEMGGVLSPIDIASSIWYAYNQPQGVNIREIVLAATKQQP; this comes from the coding sequence ATGAAATCTAATGATAAGCCATTAATTGTAATTACAGGTGCTAGTTCTGGAATAGGAGCTGCTACTGCTCAATTATTTTCTGAAAAAAAACACCCTTTATTACTCATAGCTAGAAGAATTGAAAAATTAGAGAATTTACAATTACCTAACACCTTATGTAAGCAAGTGGATGTTACTTCTTATGACCAATTACAAGAAGCTATTACCGAAGCAGAAACTCTTTTTGGTCCTGCTGATGCTATTATTAATAATGCAGGGGTCATGTTACTAGGAGATATTGCTACTCAAGATCCATTGGAATGGAAGAAAATGTTTGATGTAAATATTCTGGGAGTATTACATGGAATGCAGGCGGTGTTACCAGGAATGAAAGAAAGACAACAAGGAACAATCATCAATATTAGTTCTATAGCTGGTCGAAAAACGTTTCCTAATCACGCTGCTTATTGCGGAACAAAATTCGGAGTACATGCGATTACAGAAAATGCCAGAGAAGAAGCTGCCTTACATAATGTACGTATGGTAACCATCGCACCGGGAGCAGTGGAAACTGAACTTTTATCACATACTACTTCTCAGGAAATTAAAGATGGATATGATTCATGGAAAAAAGAAATGGGAGGAGTACTCTCTCCTATTGATATAGCATCATCTATATGGTATGCCTATAATCAACCCCAAGGAGTAAATATTAGAGAAATTGTATTAGCTGCTACCAAGCAACAGCCATAG